CGGACATTTGCAAAAAGGACTGGTGATCGTCTTTACCGGAAATGGTAAAGGGAAGTCGAGCGCGGCTCTGGGGATAACCCTCCGGGCGTACGGCCATAACATGTATGTATCCTTTGTGCAGTTCATCAAAAGCCCGTCCGACATTGGTGAGGCGCGGGCAGCCGAACGGCTTGCGCCCGGGATCGAATTCGTTTCTCTGGGCAAGGGATTTGTGAACTGTTGCGGCAGTACCACGCCATTGGACGAGCACATAAAAGCGGCCGCTGAAGCGCTCACCGCGGCGCGTCAGCGCGTTCACGCGGCCTCCTGGGACATCGTGGTCCTCGACGAGATCAATAATGCGGTAAAACTCGGTCTTGTCGACATCAGGGATGTCCTGGACCTTGTCCGGAGCAAACCGCCTGAACTTCATTTGATCCTGACCGGCCGTGATGCGCACCCTGACCTCATTGCCGCGGCCGACCTGGTAACCGAAATGCGCGATCTCAAGCACCCCTACGATACCGGCGTGCCGGCGCAAAAGGGGATCGACTATTAAAAGTCAAATTGACTTTGAAATTTCATCATGTTACCATATACCCCATGCTGGTTCCGCGAAACCGGTTTAGTGCTATCTCATGAAAACCTTTGCCGTTAATCTGACCATAGAAAATGAACAGTCACTGCCAAGTCTCTACGGCGACCTGGATAAGAATCTGAGACTGATCGAGAACACGTATGGAGTGGTCCTGCAGGCCAGAGGCAACAGGATCCAGATCGAAGGCGAGGAGAAGTCTGTCTTAAAAGTCGAGCGCCTCATCACTCAGCTTGCCGACATGCTTGCACAAGGCATCATTTTTCAGAAAGATGATGTGCGAGACGCGATCCACGCCTATTCTTCCAATTCATCCGCATCCTTGAAGGATATTTTTCAGAACGCGGTCCCCGTTTCAAGCAGGAAGCGCCCCGTTTCTCCCAAGAACGAAACCCAGCGAAAATACATAGAAGCGATCAAGCAATACGATATCGTGTTCGGCATCGGTCCGGCAGGTACCGGTAAAACCTATCTCGCCATGGCCACCGCGGTTTCCGCGCTCCTGCGGCGGGAGGTGAGCAGGATCATCCTGGTACGCCCCGCGGTCGAGGCCGGTGAGAAGCTCGGGTTCCTGCCCGGCGACCTGTACGAGAAGATCAATCCCTATCTGCGTCCGCTGTACGATGCCCTGTATGACATGATCGAGTCGGATAAGGCGAACAAACTCGTCGAGCGCGGGGACATTGAGATAGCTCCTCTGGCGTTCATGCGCGGTCGCACGTTGAACGACTCCTTCATCATCCTGGATGAGGCACAGAACACCACCTCTGAACAGATGAAGATGTTCCTTACCCGGCTCGGATTCAACTCGAAAACCGTCATCACCGGCGATATCACCCAGGTCGACCTCCCGAGCGGCAGGGGTTCGGGTCTCATCGAGGTGCAGAATATCCTCGAGGGTATCGAAGATATACGGTTCGTGTATTTTACGAATAAAGACGTGGTCCGCCACAAGCTGGTGCAGCAGATCATCAAGGCATACGAGCGTCATGAGGCAGGGGATGACCGGCAACGATAAATCAGCGGCGAGACTCCTGGCCAAATCCCAGGACCAGGAACACGACCATGACGAGGCCCCCGCAGGGATCTCGTTATCCATCCGGACCTCTCTGTTGGCCGTCGCCCTGGTGACGGCCGTCATTCTTGCCTTTGTACTGCTCCCCCGGATACCTCTGCTGGAACTGGGCGAGATCGCCGACCGCGATATCGTCGCTCCCTATACCCTGTATTTCGAATACCCGGGGCCTGACCAGACACTTGCGATCAAAGTGAACAAGGGAGAATTGATCGTCGGATCAGGACGTCCGGTAACGGAAAGCGCGGAGCGGGTCCTCCAGGAGATCGCCCGCCGGCAAGGCGTCGGCAACCGGTTCCATGCATACCTCGGCATGTGCATCCTCATCCTGGCCATCCTCTACCTGTTCTACCGGGACATCAAGCGGTACCGGCCCGCGCTCATCGCAGACTGGAAAAAGATCGTGCTGCTGGCCTGCCTTCTGCTCATGACGATCATCCTGTCGTGGTCGGGGAAATACGTTCTGTTGCTCCTGGCGGACAAACTCCATCTCGATGTCATGACGATCGGTTTCGTGCTTCCCGTGGCCTCGGGAGCCATGCTGACGAGCCTGCTGCTCGATTTTCATCTCGCCCTGGGCTTCTCGTTCATCGTCAGCATCCTGCTCGGCATCCTGTTTCCGGGCGAGCCCTTCATTCCGGTCTATTATTTCCTCGGCAGCATCGTTGCGGCGCTCAGCGTGATCCGCTGCAAGAAGCGGACGGCCCTGCTGAATGCGGGGGCGTGGACGGCACTCGTCAACGTGATAGCCATTATCGGCATCGACCTGTACCGGGGAGAGCTCTGGAACCGCGGGGCCTATGATCTCGCGGCAGGCATAGTCTGCGCCATCGCCGTATCCACGATCGTCTCGGCGATCCTGCCGTTCTTTGAAACGGTGTTCGACATCGCCACGGACATCAAGCTGCTGGAGTTCCTTGATCCAAACCAGCCGCTGCTCAAAGAGCTCGTGTACAAGAGCCCCGGGACCTACCACCACAGCATCCTTATCGGGAACCTGGCCGAGGCCGCCGCCGAAGCCATCGGTGAGAACGCCATCCTTGCGCGGGTAGGCGCCTACTACCATGACGTCGGGAAAGTGCACAAAGCCGAGTATTTTATCGAGAACCAGCGGCCCACGGAGAACAAGCACGACCGCCTCATGCCTTCCATGAGCAGCCTGATCATCGCTTCCCACGTCAAGGAAGGAGTGGAGGTCGCCCGCGCACACCGAATCCCATCGCCGATCATCGACATCATTCAGCAGCACCACGGCACCTCGCTGATCACCTATTTCTATCAGAAGGCAAAAGAGCTTCAGCCCTTCACGAATATCGCCGAGGAGGACTACCGCTATCCCGGGCCCCGTCCCAGGACGAAAGTTGCCGCCATCGTCATGCTGTCCGACTCCGTCGAAGCGGCATCACGGACGCTCGACAACCCGACACCCGACCGTATCCAGATGCTCACCAGCAGCGTCATCACCCGTTTCTTCCTTGACGACCAGTTGAGTATGTGCGACCTTACGCTCAAGGACCTTCGGGTCATATCCAGGAGCTTTAATCTTGTCCTGACCGGCATCTTTCATCACCGTATCGACTATCCCGGCATGGATTTCAGCGGAGAAACGAAACACAGTGAACATCATGATAACAAACAAACTGAGGAAAAGAAGGCTGCCAACAGCGGTTTTCGGGACAAGGCTCGGGAAGGTGCTGCGGAGCCTCGGTCTTCCTGACGCCGAGTTGAGCGTCCTGTTCATCGGCGACCGGGCCATGCGCACGCTCAATCACGCATGGCGCGGCAGGGACATGTCCACGGACGTTCTTTCGTTCCCGTTGCGCGAAGGGCGGTTTCTCCATATTCAGCCTGACCTGCTCGGCGATATCGTGATCTCCGTTCCGATCGCGGCGCGACAGGCGAGTGCAGCGGGGCATTCTCTGAGCTTTGAACTCGAACGACTGCTCGTTCATGGCTTGGTCCATTTGCTCGGCTACGATCATGAGCAAGGGCTCACGGAAACCCTTCGCATGGAACGGAAGGAACGGCAGCTCCTGAAGAGACTTCGCGCATGAAGCCGAAAAACTGGGTGCAGCGCGTCAATATTGCGATCGAAGGGGTCATTTATGCCGTCAAAACCCAGCGGCATATGCGCTACCATCTCGTCGCGGCGCTGGCGGCGCTCATCCTGGGCCTGATCCTGAACATTTCCCGCTACGAATTCATCCTGCTGAGCATGGCAATTGTGCTTGTCCTGGCCACCGAGATGCTGAACACCGCCATCGAGGCGATCGTGGATATGATCTCCGAGGAATTTCATCCCTTGGCGAAAAATGCCAAGGACGTAGCAGCCGGTGTGGTGCTCGTTGCCTCCATCGGGTCCTTGATACTCGGATATCTTATTCTGTATCCAGCGTTCAAAGAAGCGGTCACGGCGGGGCACTGGCAAATACGCAAGGCGCCGGAAGACGTTGTTGCTTTCGTTGCGCTTGCCGTCGTTATCATTCTGGTCATTTTCCTAAAGGCAATTATCGGCAAGGGTGAACCGCTCCGGGGCGGAATGCCGAGCGGCCATGCCGCGGTGTCCTTTTCCATATGGACCGCGGCATTGTTCCTGACGAGCTCTTTCCCGATCATCCTCCTGACCTTCCTGCTTGCCGTTATGGTGAGCTGGAGCAGGTTGTCGTCGGGCATTCACCGGCCCATCGAGGTGATCGCCGGTGCACTGCTCGGAATAGGAGTGAGCTTTGTATTTTTCCGGCTGTTCGGTTGATCCGCGTGAATGAACACGCCCGGACCAGCCATCGGGGAATGATCATCGCGATCCCGGAGATCCTGTATCTCAGGAGGAATGCTTGATCAAGCGAATACTGGACGACCTGGTAGCGGTGGAAAACGGGGTCCGGGCGGCGATCTTTCTGGATGGAGATGGTGAGACCATTGCACAATCAGGAGATCGCGATTTCGACGTGCAAATGATCGGAGCATGGAAAGAGATCCATCTTGATCTGATCAAGGACATCAGCAAACGAATGAAGTTTGGAAAGGTGCACGCGGTATTTTTCTCGCTGGACAAGGGGAAGGAACTGGTGGTCCCGATCGAGGATGAGTATTGTTTGGTGCTTCTTCTATCGGTTTACGCCGATTTCCAGGTCGCCCTGAACGGGGCCGGGAGTTCCATTGAACGGTTAAAGAAAGACATCAGCTGACATCACCGATGGCGCTGTTATAGTTGATCGTACATCCCTAATTTTCTGAACTTCTCATATCTTCGCTTCACAAGCTCGTCCGACGGCGTATTCCTGATCTCCGCCAGGTTCCTCGTAACAGCTTCCTTGAGCAATTCCGCGGCCCTTCGCGCGTCGCGGTGCGCCCCGCCGATCGGCTCCTCCACCACTTCATCGATCACCTGCATATGGAAGAGGTCCTGCGCCGTGATCTTGAGCAGTTCGGCGGCCTCGCTCGCCTTGGCGCCGTTGTTCCAGAGGATGGCGGCACATCCTTCCGGGGAGATGACCGAGTAGGTTGCATGCTCAAGCATGAGCACGCGGTCGGCAACTCCAAGGGCGAGCGCTCCTCCGCTCCCGCCCTCGCCGATCACCACCGCGACAATGGGCACCTTGAGCCGGGACATGACAGCGAGACTGCGGGCGATGGACTCGCCCTGGCCCCGTTCTTCCGCGCCGATGCCCGGATAGGCGCCCTGGGTATCGATGAACGTGATGACAGGCTTATTAAACTTCTCCGCGAAACGCATCAGGCGCAATGACTTGCGATAGCCCTCTGGATTCGGCTGTCCGAAGTTGCGGTGCACCCGTTCCTTGAGGGTCCTGCCTTTCTGGTGGCCGATGATCACGACCGGCATCCCGTCCAGTTTTGCCATGCCGCAGACGATGGCCGGATCGTCGGCAAAGGCGCGGTCACCGTGCATCTCCGTGAAATCGGCGAGCATGGCCTCAATGTAGTCAAGGGTATACGGGCGGTTCGCATGGCGCGAAATCTGGACCTTCTGCCATGGCGACAGGCGCGAATAGATCTCGGCCAGCAGTTGATCGGATTTCTTCTGGAGCTTAAGGATCTCCTCTTCGAGGTCGATGTTCCCGTTTGACGTGAAGAGCGTCAGTTCCTCGATCTTTTTCTCCAGTTCAGCGATCGGTTTTTCAAATTCGAGATATTCAGCCGGCAAATCCTGCTCCTTAGCGTTCCCTTGATGACCAAAAACACATATGCCGCTCATGATGACGCGGCAGATGTGATGATCACAATTTAATTGTGACTTATTATCGGATATTAAACGTTCATTGTCAAGTTTTTGTTAATGAAATACCATCCAGTGGAGGAAACGACCGTTGGGAATGCGGGAACCTGATACGAGAGGGGTAGTATTGCCTGATACTATCGGCATTAGTGGGAAATCGCTTAATACCGCGTTATCTTCATTTGCCACGTGCAGGGCAGAGGGCGTAATGTCAAAGATTAACCAGAGTGATCTCAGAGAAATCATTAATATTGTTTTTTCTAACCGAGAGCACTCCTCAGCGCCCTCTGTGGTTAATACGACATTTCTGCCTGGGGTTGACAAAAGACAACAAAAAGACCATAATTCTTTTAAATATATTGTAATAATCTCTTCATGGCGGACATTGGAACCGTCGGTCAGGCAGGGTACTTGACAAAATCCAGCTTATCCAATATCGCAGGCCGCAACAGCCGCTTTCTTCTCGTGGTGGACAGCGACGCCAATGATCTGATCTATGTCTCCATGCTCCTTCAGCGGTTTGACTACCATATCTGTACTGCCAAGACAGGGGAGGAAGCCATTGAACTGTCGGTAGTCTCTGTTCCCGCCCTTATTATCGCCGAAATGGCCCTCGCGGACATGAACGGACTCGAACTGATCAAGAGGCTTAAACAGGATCAGCTTACGGTAAATCTTCCGGTCATCGTCAAGACTTCAAATCACACGCCGGATAAAGAACGACGCTGCCTTCAGGCAGGGGCTTTCGCCTGCATCCGCAATCCGGTCCATGCCGAAGACCTTTATCGCGCGGTCCAGGCAGCCATCGAGTCCACGCCTCGCAAGAGCATCCGCATCCCCACGCACCTGCCGGTGTCCGTGAACGACGTCCAGCTTGACACCGGTGAAGGCGAGTTCGTCTCGGTCCTGTCCGAAAAGGGCATGTTCATCCGTACGCTCAAGCCCTATCAACCTTCATCAACAATCAACGTGCAGATCAGGATAAAGGACCGCATCATCAAGCTCGAGGCCGTGGTCCTTTACAGCCAC
This portion of the Nitrospirota bacterium genome encodes:
- the cobO gene encoding cob(I)yrinic acid a,c-diamide adenosyltransferase, giving the protein MQKGLVIVFTGNGKGKSSAALGITLRAYGHNMYVSFVQFIKSPSDIGEARAAERLAPGIEFVSLGKGFVNCCGSTTPLDEHIKAAAEALTAARQRVHAASWDIVVLDEINNAVKLGLVDIRDVLDLVRSKPPELHLILTGRDAHPDLIAAADLVTEMRDLKHPYDTGVPAQKGIDY
- a CDS encoding PhoH family protein, which codes for MKTFAVNLTIENEQSLPSLYGDLDKNLRLIENTYGVVLQARGNRIQIEGEEKSVLKVERLITQLADMLAQGIIFQKDDVRDAIHAYSSNSSASLKDIFQNAVPVSSRKRPVSPKNETQRKYIEAIKQYDIVFGIGPAGTGKTYLAMATAVSALLRREVSRIILVRPAVEAGEKLGFLPGDLYEKINPYLRPLYDALYDMIESDKANKLVERGDIEIAPLAFMRGRTLNDSFIILDEAQNTTSEQMKMFLTRLGFNSKTVITGDITQVDLPSGRGSGLIEVQNILEGIEDIRFVYFTNKDVVRHKLVQQIIKAYERHEAGDDRQR
- a CDS encoding HDIG domain-containing protein, whose product is MTGNDKSAARLLAKSQDQEHDHDEAPAGISLSIRTSLLAVALVTAVILAFVLLPRIPLLELGEIADRDIVAPYTLYFEYPGPDQTLAIKVNKGELIVGSGRPVTESAERVLQEIARRQGVGNRFHAYLGMCILILAILYLFYRDIKRYRPALIADWKKIVLLACLLLMTIILSWSGKYVLLLLADKLHLDVMTIGFVLPVASGAMLTSLLLDFHLALGFSFIVSILLGILFPGEPFIPVYYFLGSIVAALSVIRCKKRTALLNAGAWTALVNVIAIIGIDLYRGELWNRGAYDLAAGIVCAIAVSTIVSAILPFFETVFDIATDIKLLEFLDPNQPLLKELVYKSPGTYHHSILIGNLAEAAAEAIGENAILARVGAYYHDVGKVHKAEYFIENQRPTENKHDRLMPSMSSLIIASHVKEGVEVARAHRIPSPIIDIIQQHHGTSLITYFYQKAKELQPFTNIAEEDYRYPGPRPRTKVAAIVMLSDSVEAASRTLDNPTPDRIQMLTSSVITRFFLDDQLSMCDLTLKDLRVISRSFNLVLTGIFHHRIDYPGMDFSGETKHSEHHDNKQTEEKKAANSGFRDKAREGAAEPRSS
- the ybeY gene encoding rRNA maturation RNase YbeY: MLRSLGLPDAELSVLFIGDRAMRTLNHAWRGRDMSTDVLSFPLREGRFLHIQPDLLGDIVISVPIAARQASAAGHSLSFELERLLVHGLVHLLGYDHEQGLTETLRMERKERQLLKRLRA
- a CDS encoding diacylglycerol kinase, encoding MKPKNWVQRVNIAIEGVIYAVKTQRHMRYHLVAALAALILGLILNISRYEFILLSMAIVLVLATEMLNTAIEAIVDMISEEFHPLAKNAKDVAAGVVLVASIGSLILGYLILYPAFKEAVTAGHWQIRKAPEDVVAFVALAVVIILVIFLKAIIGKGEPLRGGMPSGHAAVSFSIWTAALFLTSSFPIILLTFLLAVMVSWSRLSSGIHRPIEVIAGALLGIGVSFVFFRLFG
- a CDS encoding roadblock/LC7 domain-containing protein; the protein is MIKRILDDLVAVENGVRAAIFLDGDGETIAQSGDRDFDVQMIGAWKEIHLDLIKDISKRMKFGKVHAVFFSLDKGKELVVPIEDEYCLVLLLSVYADFQVALNGAGSSIERLKKDIS
- a CDS encoding acetyl-CoA carboxylase carboxyltransferase subunit alpha, yielding MPAEYLEFEKPIAELEKKIEELTLFTSNGNIDLEEEILKLQKKSDQLLAEIYSRLSPWQKVQISRHANRPYTLDYIEAMLADFTEMHGDRAFADDPAIVCGMAKLDGMPVVIIGHQKGRTLKERVHRNFGQPNPEGYRKSLRLMRFAEKFNKPVITFIDTQGAYPGIGAEERGQGESIARSLAVMSRLKVPIVAVVIGEGGSGGALALGVADRVLMLEHATYSVISPEGCAAILWNNGAKASEAAELLKITAQDLFHMQVIDEVVEEPIGGAHRDARRAAELLKEAVTRNLAEIRNTPSDELVKRRYEKFRKLGMYDQL
- a CDS encoding response regulator, whose translation is MADIGTVGQAGYLTKSSLSNIAGRNSRFLLVVDSDANDLIYVSMLLQRFDYHICTAKTGEEAIELSVVSVPALIIAEMALADMNGLELIKRLKQDQLTVNLPVIVKTSNHTPDKERRCLQAGAFACIRNPVHAEDLYRAVQAAIESTPRKSIRIPTHLPVSVNDVQLDTGEGEFVSVLSEKGMFIRTLKPYQPSSTINVQIRIKDRIIKLEAVVLYSHKFEEGPYKEPGMGLQYTSIASQDQSLIRQFIIEEINRGINAL